From Hymenobacter sediminicola:
CGGAGCGTGTAGAGGCCGGCAGGTTGCGCCCGAAGGTCCAGCGTACGGGGGCCGGAGTTGCGGGCAGTAGGCTGATGCCGTATTATGCGGCCCATAGCGTCCAGTACGGTAAGTGAGGCATTGGCCAACGTGTTGTCGTGGCCCACAGCGGCCAGTGTGAATAGCCCTGAGGCGCTGGGATTAGGATATGCCTGGAGTGCCGCCGTGAGCTGAGCGTTGCGGGTGGCGGCCACGGTACCGCTCATCACCACATCATCCACTACCAGCACCGTGCCGACCGTAGGGGCCACCGCAAATCCTGAGGCAAAGGCAATATGGATAGAGTCGGGGGCCAGGGAAGAGGTGTATTGCAGCGGGATAGTGCCCAGGCTGTAGCTGGTTGCCGGCAGCAGGCGCAGGCTACCAGTGGCAATGGTCTGTACGCTGCCGCCCACCGTGCGTGTCAGCGAAACCAGCGCATACGCTGAATCAGCCAGAGCATTGGCACCCGTGAGTTTGTAGTAAAACTGCATACTGGCAGCGCGCGTGGTAAATGGCAAACCGCCTACTGCGCTTACGTCGCGGCTGCCCGCAATATCAATGGCCGTTGCATCAACACTGCCCAGTACAATGCCACCTGGAACCGGTCCGATCAACGACCCCAGAAACGGGTCGAGCTTGGTTTCCATGCGGGCCGCGAAAGCCCCCGTGCGGCTGCCTGCATCCTTAGCCGTCGTGACGCTGGTGTAGAGGCCGCCAAAGACGGGCACCGTTTTGATAGCCTCATCAATGGTGCTCCAGCTCTGCGGAACTTCCAGCGTGCTGCGGGTAATCCAGGTATCGAGCGTGCCATTGGGCACAGTGGTAGTCTGGGCTGAGACGGTGGTTGCCGTGAGCAGGCTCAGGGCAGCAGCTAGGTTAAGTAAGCGTGTTTTCATTGTATAAAAGAGAAGTGAAAATTATGGGTTGTCCTTCCAATGATGCTTCAGACTAGTACCCGGTTGCTTTCGGAGATGCAAAAATACTTGATTATTCTATGTTGAATATGGATAGAAGCGAGTATCTATTTGGGGCGCCACACAAAAACAGAGGCCAGACCCGCTACTAGTCCGGTGAGAAGTCCACCGATATGCGCCGCATTGTCGGTGCCGGCCGGGCCTTCGAGGCCGCCCACCAGACTACTGAGCGCGAAATAAAGCAGCAGCCCCAGCATACCGGCGCGTTCCTGTCGGCTTAGCGTGGTCCGTTGAGTCAGCAGTAAGGCCAATAGCAGCCCATAGAGCCCGAAAATAGCGCCGGAAGCGCCTACCGAGTTTACTCCCTGTGTGTGCCACCAAAGGCTGGTCAGGCTGCCACCGATGCCGCTCAACAAATAAA
This genomic window contains:
- a CDS encoding T9SS type A sorting domain-containing protein; this translates as MKTRLLNLAAALSLLTATTVSAQTTTVPNGTLDTWITRSTLEVPQSWSTIDEAIKTVPVFGGLYTSVTTAKDAGSRTGAFAARMETKLDPFLGSLIGPVPGGIVLGSVDATAIDIAGSRDVSAVGGLPFTTRAASMQFYYKLTGANALADSAYALVSLTRTVGGSVQTIATGSLRLLPATSYSLGTIPLQYTSSLAPDSIHIAFASGFAVAPTVGTVLVVDDVVMSGTVAATRNAQLTAALQAYPNPSASGLFTLAAVGHDNTLANASLTVLDAMGRIIRHQPTARNSGPRTLDLRAQPAGLYTLRLDTPDGFAVQKLLKQ